DNA sequence from the Euwallacea fornicatus isolate EFF26 chromosome 2, ASM4011564v1, whole genome shotgun sequence genome:
TAAGGTTACTTATCACCCTTTTCAAAGGATGAAAGACAGTAAAGCAGTCTCTTCCAGGAGTCCTCATCTGACTTGCCAGTGATCCTAGGCAGAGACTGCACTGGAATTATCACAGATCTAGGGAAAAGGGTTCAGCGTCTTGAAATAGGGGATGAAGTGTGGGTCACTGTACCCTTTTGGTCACAGGGTACTTTGTGCCAAACTGTTTTGGTTGCTGAAAATAGAGTTAGTGCTTCAGCTTTAGGTTTTAAAACGCtagtttctataaaaaaaaggtttgtagGTGGCTCGAAAACCTAAGAATGTGGGTTTTGAAGGCTCTTGCAGCATCCCTTATGCAGGAAGTCTAGCCTTTTCGATCCTAACCGAAGCCGATGTGGATGTTGATAATGCGCACAGTAAAAagtatgtatatatgtataaacagACTTTCATAAGTTAATAATTGTGCACTATAAAGAACCGTAATAGTGCACATGGAATTGTCagtaaattcaaataataatactgCAAACGGTGCTACATCAaaaattaaggatttttttaaggatatttcagtaaatttaaatgacaTAACACTGATATTCACTTGTTTCCTATATAGATTTTTCATCCAAGACGGCTGTACTCCGGTAGGGTGTGTTCTTATCCAGTTACTGAACCATTGGAACGCCCATATCACGACTACGTGCTACAAGAGGGCGGTGCCTGTCGCCAAAGCTCTGGGGGCCACCGAGATCATCAGTGTTGATGATGAGAAAACAGTAGGTACGTCAGTGCACttatttattggttttttaatatcaagccatttttgaaataaacccAAAGAAGTCGAAATGAGACATTTTTACAAAGGTTATTTAATACCACTGTAAGTTTTATACGTCCATACAGGTTTaaacaaatgttaaaaaacatgttaaaatGGCTCAGTTCAAGAGTAATTTTCTGCtatttcaggtgacacaacaaatgaAAACGATAAAACAGTAGACCCCTGGAAGTCTTTGGTCAAAGAATTGCAAATTAAAGGCGACAAGTTCGATTTTATCGTTATCACCAGGAACCGCGAAGGGTAATATCCCTCTTAAATCCCCTTAAAATATAACCAATTACAGTGACCAATCATTTTAGCTATGACTGGTCTCAGTTGCATCAATTCTGCTCTAAAAACGGCAAAATACTCACTACAATTCCCCAAGAGCTCCTCAGTGACTCGTACGGGTTTTTTAGCGCTCTATTTCTCGCCGGTTACGTGCGTCTAAAGCATCTACTTGGGGTAAGCattattagtgttttttttttatttctgtcTTGTTTTTCAGAGCACGCTGGACGACTACGCCGAAGCTCACCTTTGCCACGCGACTTTAGAGCAACTCACGGAATTAGTCGAAGATGGTGTGCTTCAGACTGTAGTTGACAAAGTGTTTCAACCAAAAGACGTCGAGATGGCGCTGCACTATATTCAATCTGCGCAATCCATTGGCAGTTCCGTGGTCACGTTCAGGTAGCAAAAGGGACGCATGCGCGGGGTTTGATGCGTTTTTTGTAGTACAAAATGGTTCCTTGTGGTGctcttttattgatatttacaCAAATTAATTGTGGGTTGTGAGTCAGGCGTGTCTTGCTTTTTGGAGGCACAAAGTATTAGGGATTGGAATTCATTTGTAGCGTTTTTTCGCAAAGTGTGATAGTTCATTATGCATCATTACAGTGGCATTACTGAAAGTATTGTCCATcgtttttcactattttttagCATCTTTCTGGCAAAGCACGAATATTACGTCGAAAGAATTCTTCGTCTTTAGATTCGATAAATGAATCGATCCAGTTTTTGGTACTTTCGTAGTTGTCGAAATGCTGTTCTGACAAACCATGCACGACGGACCGAAATAAGTGGATATCAGATGGAGCGATGTCTGGTGAATATGGCGGGTGGGACAAAACTTCCCATTACAAGGTTTCCCAAtaacttttcacaatttttgtaacgtGAGATCTGACATTATCGTGAAGCAAATTCACCTTGTCGTGCGTTCCTTAAATCGAGGGCGCTTTTCCTTTAATGGTTGGTTCAAACGCATCAATTGATGCTCGTAACAGTCCCCAATGATTAGTTTTGTCCGGCTGGAGAAGatcataataaattacccCTATGTGATCCCACCACATACATAGCGTGATCTTTTTCCCAAGAATATTCTGCTTGGGAAATGATGTCGATACATGACCAAAAaatctcatattttttttgcacttaGTTTTCCTACTGCACCCACTTTTCGATGCAAGAATCCCTTTCTTGCCTGTCGTTGGAGCAGCAGCTCAGAGATGACTAAACACCGTTCAACGTTCCTTGTCTTCcaagtcaaaatttttatctttgaaCCGCGTGAACCACTTTCGTCACATTTGCTCAGCTAGAGCATATTCACCATAAACATCCACTAAAATATGGCAACTTTCCGCGGCACGTTTCTTTATGTGGAAGTAATGAAATAACACTTCACccaaaaacgattttttaggCACAAATGTAGTAGACACGTTTAACGACGcataacaaaatgttttgaattcACTAACGAAATGTCATAAGTAGAAAAGATGCTGTGTCAGTAATTTTATAGAGAATATTTACATTTGTACTGTGACTACGGATAGATGAGTAACGCCATCTAATGTAAAACGCTACGaattaattccaactccttatatgatttttgtaattattattgttatttatacaTTTGACTAATAAGCAGCGAAAACGAAATATATGTCATTGATaaaatcagattttttaaatctatctATCAGGTGACTACTTAAAGAACTGAATTCAAAAACTTGCATAACGTAAGAAAATGCATAGCTCCACATTCCCGTTTCTTATCTGACCTCCCAGTTTTCTTCTCATTGCTGCGCAGACTGATTCAACATCTAtattcatcattttttaattgattttgacaaataaaaaacaatgcaAACATTGATTACTACATGTCACTGTTATCTGGAACCATCTTCAGATGAGCGTGTATGCGCAGGCCAAACTACCTCGTTAAGAGGCGTGGCCTACTAAACAACGTTGCCAGATTTGTTTTCAGAATCTTCTTGATGACGTATCGACGAACTCTGACGTCTTCGGAGTTAATTTCTtgctttagaaaaattaaagttttaatagaaTAAACACGAGACTTTTCTAGTTACTTCCACGTTACTTTCAGAGTTAATTTTCTacaatctgaaaaaaaattaattttaagtggGATTACTACGACGTTTTGTTTGGATTTACTTCATCTTCAGAGATGATTGTCGTCTCTACAGCATTGAAATTTaagctaaataaaaaagtgacGTTTCGGCTAAGTGTCAAGTCACCTTCAGGGattatttttacgttttgAAAGCCTACATCATCATCAGGACTGATTTTCGTGTAATAAAAATGGATGTTCAATAGTGGCGtttctagaaatttttaaGCCATTTTCAGAGTTGAGTTGTTTCACTTATGAATTTTGAGTTTTGGACGTGACAACAATGCTATACAATACTCGacgtttttattaacttttagcTATCTTCAGTGttgattttaagtttttaaaagtcaaattcGAAGTACCACGTTTGGACCCAATCTGCGTCACCTTGAGGGctcatttttctattatcaaaCACAACAAAATGCTATATTTTGAGTGACCTTAATTATCACCGCATAAGATCTAATCAACATCGGttcctaaaaatcaaatatgaaattgaaCGTTTTACTTACTACCTTTGCTTAATAATCAGGGCTACTTTTTTGCATAGCGAaacttcctttttttttaagtgacctTTTAACTTTGTAAGCCACTTTCACacagtttttttaagagaGTGTCAAATGTGACATCATGCGACATTTTAAGTGACTTGGcccttataaaaaaataggatAATCTGCGATTTTCTGGGTTCGTTAACCGAAACAACTCGTACCTTTTGAACAtacgtttattaaataataaaacctcTCAAAACAAATCtgtagaaagaaaaatataagaaacaaCTATAAAACTGAATATAGCCAGCGCTCTCCATGAATGTTCGAACGAGTTTGAACGAAGCTATTCCCGCAGACGCCCTCTCCCACGCCCCCTAAATGTATCTACAATATAACTCTTCTCGTAAAtcataatattttacaaacGTACTTTTAATTAACCGCTAACATAATCTTATATTTAGTAATAACTATTATATAAGTAGGGCTGCAGCGAGAGGGCGTCAGTGCCGCTGCCGCCATTACACGTTAATAATACCTTTTCAAGACGAGtaaatatttcacatttaaaaaagtgggACAGAAACGAGAATTAATCATAATAGTAAATGACTAAGGCTAATTAGTACACAAAAGCTAAACGTTACGCACGTAAAAAATCAAGGTAGTATAGTTGCTTGCAGACGGACGAAAAGACACTTTGATTATTGTCAAAAACTCACCgaaaaatgacttttgacaCTTACGATTACAGAACAAAAACAAAGGCGTGTTAACGTCTTGTCATGAGTGAATACGCGGATTGCTCTCTTTACATTATAAAGCCTCGAAACGTTATTGGAATGTAGGAGTTAGTTTATGCGCAAGTTCACTGAGATTCGCTCACAAATTCAAAGCACCTGCGGCTGAAACTTCGACCAACACTTAATCTAAATGATGCGGCATCGATTACAACGAAAGCTTGCCGATTTCGAAAATGCGGCCGCACTGGTGTGATGGCGTATGAACTtaaattctacgaaaatttcaatttacaaaAGCTAAAAACAACGTTAATTTGTGTGTGTGGGCGAGCGAGCGCGCGCGCGCgcgtatgtgtgtgtgtgtgtgtgtgtgtgtgtgtgtgtgtgtgtgtgaggCGAAGCCGTTGATTTAAGTCTTGATCTGATCTAGAAAGAGAAACTGTGGTTTAgcctcacttttttttaacttttaacttgCATTGAATTCGTATTACACTACTGGAAATGCAAACGAAGCAAGTAACATAAATCTTAATGCATCACAGCTTTACATTTTCTACTTTGATTCCATTTCAGTTGTATAATACACAGAATGTCAAAACAGTCAGGAaggtgaaaaaattgtaacaaatgtcaaataatatcttttttttttttgatgattCCATCCAAAACAGTTACGTTGAAACAAACGTGTCAAAAACATATGTACTTTAAGCGATTAAATGCGTGACTTAAAAAACCaaggtttttgaaattctAGAACAACCACGAGATTGGAGTACAGAACGgctatatatttaatataggACAAAAATCGtcccagaaaaaaattgatcttcACGTCAAACTCTTATATTCATCAAAATATGCCATTTCTTTACGAGTTTCTGGACTTTGACAGGAACGGAACTATTAGGAGTTTTTCAAGACTTTTTGACACCCCGTGGATTTCAATGCTTTCTTATAGACACAGCGACGCTGCGACAATACCGGTTATCAACCCCTTACCTGCCTACTGCTGCTGTTGCTGCGCGGCCTGTTGCTGAATTTCAATCTTTTCAACCGTCATATCGGGATTCATGGCTGTGGCCTCCTGGATGGCCTCGGCTAAGGCTCGATCATGATCAATCGGGTCTCCATCGGACTGGATCGTGATCTTCTGCTCTACGCGAGTCTCCACGACTCCATCTCGTTCGGTTTTATACTATATATACACACGATGACAGAAAATTCATTCCCATTTGAATTCTGAAACTTACAGTGATTGTTTCGACTGTCCGGGTCTTCGAGCTGATCGTCTGCGTGCTGACAATCTCCCCGGTTTTCGTGTAACTGCCATCGTCCGAACTGAGCTGCACTTTCCGGGCTTCGGTAGCCACAATGGGCACGTTGGTAGTGGATGTGCGGAAGACCGTGGGATCGCCACTGTACATTACCGACTCGGTTTTTACTATGCCCTCGGGCAGGTCGTCCTAAAAAAACTCCATAATTACTTCAATAGGTAATTTGATCGGGATTCTTGGCGAGCATTTACGCTTTATTGATTGGAGCGCTGGATTTTATTAGGCGCGTAAATCGGCGTGTTTCCGAGCATCTGCTGATGCAAGGTCGCCAACTTGTGACACCCATGATACTGTTTGGTTAGTAAAGtacctttatttattatatataatatcgCCGAAGTTATAATGGTAAGCACCATGCATCAAAGTGGTTTAAAACCAACTAAAGCGaaaaactttgatttttttatgaatgcGCCGGAAAATGATCAATGTCCATTTATTTGATCACATTGGCCAATTAAATAAGGCTAAATAAAGAATGTTTCAGAAAACAACGCGTTCAAAATTAATTGGTGAGAATTAACTGAACCAACAActtatatttacaaaaaaataataagtgaaattttgGCGAATCCGCCAGGTGACGTacaggttttttaaatttgatcgTGCTATACTGAAGCAAATTTAATGTGCCcgaaactatttattttaaagaatttagtCAACGATTGCATCAAAAACTTCGCAACCAGATTAAAAATGTCAACGAAAAAAAACCACTTCTGTTCACTTTTTAGTGAATGCGCATACTGAACATATCTTGTTTCGATTGCAACGATAGAGAATTAACGATCTGACATCTCATCGTAATTAACCAACTTTACAAGTTtagtaaagaaaaaacttatattttgcCGGCAGATGACGTTAGTTTTAGTagtaatgtaataaaataaaacagctACGCGATACTTAAAAACTAACGCGTCTCCAGCACCTTAGTTTGAAGTAACACagtatatctaaaaaaaaataatcactgATCTCGACATTTTggtgaaaaaatacatattaaaaatatcttttcctAACCTTCTGGCGGATGCGCCAGGTGAACATCACGTTGCCACtgcttttcttattttatatatttgtcGTCAAGAATCCCTTTAAACATAACTAGATACAGTGCAGTActtccaatatttttaatttctattattataCAGGGGCCTGCTactctaattttttaaggGACGATAAAAGAATCAACGCATGCCCGACAATGCGCGCATGCTAAGGCttcaaaattactcaaaaaacgATCAcacaaactaaattaaaaatcgtcGAGCCTCCAAACGACATGCGCAGTTAGTTACTCACCCCACGAATGCCAGAAGAGAAAAATGATAAGGTGTACAGAGCGCGCTTTGCTTCGATACTTACCCGATAGATATTGCTCTGGTAATAGGGATGACTTGGATCATCGGGCGGGTCGATGGGCGTGCCTGAATCACCTGAACTAGTCGAGCTAACGCTGTCTCGTCTGCCCAGCTATAAGCCATGCGAGTTAGACGAGAATGGAGCATGAGCGATTGTTagtcgaataaaatgaaacgaACGggagaaataaaacaaacaataacaaCCTGATCGCCCGCGACAACCGTGCTGGTAGTTTTAACCTCCTGTGTGACAGTGCGCTGTTCCTGTCTGGTGGCACTACTCGTTACAGAGTGCGCCACTGTCTTCTCCTCAAGCTGCTGAGTCTTGGCGTTGGTCCCTAGGTCTTCGTGTGTCGTTGCCGTTCGCGTTGTGACCGCTCGGGCGGTCACGTACGGCGATTTACCATCATCGGTAAGGGGCGTGTCCGCCTGCACAGCGTAcgcgaagaaaaaaaaaacaaaaaaaaaacttataacaaaagaagaaaaaaaagtttcgcaGCTTTATACACTTTAGTAgtgggaaaaaattaaaatcaaattacaaAAGAGAAAAACGCAAATGATGAGCGTGACAGGTTTAAACCACTGCaagaaaatttactaaaatgtACAGCATAGATGATGTTATACGTATAGATTTTAAACACAAATAGGATCCATTGAAGACTTCGAGCTGCAGCACCTTTCAAAGTTATTTTACTAAGAAATTTCTTCCATAGAACACTGCTTCaacacaataataaataacgtgACCGTTCTGTGCCAGCTCTATGCAATCTGTCAATGGACCTTCATTGACAAATGTCTATACACAATGTGTCCCATAATTAATGTTACAGAATCGAATTTAATTGTATGCGATATAGAGCGACAAAATATACTAAGTGATTTTTGTAACAGTTCAAGGGAAAAATTGATCATGTGGCCAAGTTTTTACTAATAAGTTATATCGTGAGTAAGTTTATGATTTTCTGTCTGCAGCTATTGGTCGTCAAAATCAGGTGATGATATGGTAACGCGGTCTACCAACGTTTCCATCAATGGAGAAAATTAGCCACCGATTAGGACTCTgagaaacgaaaataatttcaagtaGCATACGTCAAATTCTATGTCAGGCTTActtattttcttctatttgCTAATTTGGTTAAActcaaaactgaaattttaaccCCAAATAGACCCTTAATACCAATTAAGTTTTGGGATATTTTGTATTCTGCACGCCTCCACGACGTATTTCACGCATTACCATTatcttttgaataaaattatagcTCAACCATTAATTGCGGAACACCTAGTATAACGTTCTCTATGACCTCAACTTGCGCATCAGCGATAATTACCTTATTGACTTGCGTAGACACCTTAATCTCCCCGGTGCGTCCATCTGCGACTCTCTCTTCAATGTTCTGTGTTACTCCATCCTTGTCCTTGGTGATAATCTGCTTGGTAGTGGTTTTGACAATCACCGGAGTAGTGGCAACCTTCACTGGTGACGGAACCCTTTCCGAAGCGTATTCATTTAGCTCATCATCACTAGATTCCTCCCCTTCTTTGAGGAATGTTTTAACCCTCACTTTCGAGTCTTTTAGATCGGTAAAGTGGCTCGGGTCGATTTGCGCGTAATTCAGAATCAGCTCCCCGGTTATCGGGTCTCTGCGCGCGGTGCTGGGGTCTATATCGCCAGTCTGAGGGTCTATATGACCCCACTCAGTATGGATTTTCCCTGTTACTGGGTCAATCTCCCCGGATAAAGTTAGGACCTGAGTGATTTTGGTATTGGCACTCTTCACCAAGGGGTCATTCGCATCTACCCTCACGATCTTCCCGGTTTTAGGGTCCACCATGCTGTAGATATACACAGTTTGAGTGGTGACATTGACGATTCTCCCGGTTTTTTCATCGAACTGACAATCTTTAGGATCAATCTCCTTGACTTTGCCAGTGGGGTCATTTTGAGTGATCAAGTAAATACGCACAACCACCATCTTTCCGGTTTTGGGGTCAATTTTCCCGTATTTCGTATATATTTGTCCTGATGCAGGATCGATTTCCGACGCTGAATAAATTGCGGCTCCATTTTCGTCCACTTGGTTGGTCCTGGTGAATATTTGACTAGTCTGCGGATCCACTTTTGCAGTATTTTGGTCCACTTTGGATTGTCTCTGAATGGTCCCAGTTTTAGGATCGATGTACCCGTAAACCGCAGTAACATACCCAGTGGTAGGATCAACATTTCCAGTGGTATAAACATCATCTTTACTTACAGGATCGTTATAGTCGAACACCCAGATTTGATTTGATTTAGTGTCAATCCTCACACTTTTGGGGTCTCTTTTGACAATCTCCCCTTTATCATCCACTTTGGGATCAGTAATGAGAATTCCTACAAGTCTCCCGTAATTGGGATCCAATTTCCCCGTTTTTGGGTTGGTGTAGCCGCCCTTAAAGAGTATTTGTCCCGTGGCTGGGTCTACGACACCTTGTTTAATTTCGTGTTTACCGCTTTTGGGATCAATGTGTGTCAGGGTTGCCTTAACTGGGTCAATTTGTCCGTATTTCGTGTCAATTCTGTGAGTTGCAGGGTTGTAAAGTCCATTAGATACCTCAGTAACGGCATTCTTTGAATCTATAATGTTCTTCTTCGGGTCCACTTTCCCTACGAAGGTCAAAACTTGCACCTCAGGGTCAATTTCTTGGCCCAATTTAATCACTTGGCAGAGTTCAGAGTTGATTGTGTCGGTTTTGGGGTCTCGCACTCCTGTGGGTACTATAATATTCCCTTCAGCATCTATTTGAATAGATCTTGACTCAACTTTACCGGTCTTAGGATCTCTGGAGATGATGCGCAGCAGCCTCAGATTAATCACTCCATATTTAGTCTCAATTTCGCCTGTGGCCGaattcttttttccttttgaacTTTCCATTTGCCCGTTATTTAAGTCAATGGCCCCAGTTTTGGGATCAATTTTTGTGGTGATTGTAATAATTTCTATGACTGCATCATTTTGTCCGGCAATACTAATGACTTGTCCTAGCGATGGGTCAACTTTTCCAGTTTTAGGGTCTGTGACCCCTGAAAGAACTATTTGGCCATTTGCATCGTTGATCTGTGCACTGCGAGCGTCcacttttccagttttttggTCGTTAACTATAACTTTCCCGTTCTTAGGGTCAATAAGTCCATATTTAGATTCAATTAATCCTGTCTCAGGATTCAACAACGCGGTACTTTGCTCCAATTGACCCTTCTCCAAATCTGCTTTCCCAGTCTTGGGGTCAAGCTTTGCAGTGATTACTGTGATTTTAATCATTCGCTTTCGCGGAGTTGGGGCAGCATGAGGGTCTTGAGCCTGTTTTAAACCGACCACTGAAAAGACTTGTCCCAAATTATCATCGAGTTTTCCAGTTTTGGGGTCCACTACAGCTCCTCcgtttataataatatttccaGTGGAGTGGTCGATTTTTCCGGGGATTATGCCCCTTTGTCCGGTGATGGGATCATTGCTGATCAAAGATCCGGTAGTAGGATCTATCTGTCCATATTTCGTTTCAATAAATCCAGTGGCAGGATCTACAACTCCACTTATATGTTCCACAACCCCTTGCTCAATATCAACATTTCCAGTTTTTGGATCTTTTCTCGCAGTTATTACCATGATTTTCACAATGCGATGTTTGGCTATGGGGTGTAACACTCCAGTCACGACCTCTTTTATTGGGGTTTGCGGGGCTGGAGCTTTAGGCAGAGGAGGGCTCGTTTGGGGCTGCAGCTCCTTTTCTGATGGCTGCAGTTGTGCTATAGGGTCAATCAAAGGCTCAGTAATATGCACTGAAACCGCCCTGCCAAGGTCTTTATCTACTTTCCCGGTTTTGGGACTCAAAAATCCACCCTTAAACACCAATTCACCGGTATTGGGCTCAATAAATCCAGCCCTAGTTTCGCTTTTTCCAGTCTTCGGATCGATTATTGTTAAAGTTTCGGTTACCGGATCCAAATGTCCGTATTTAGTGTAAATCTTGTTTTTGTCCGGGTCGTATAATCCTGGACTGGATTCCGGTTGTACGTTCTTCGAGTCGATAGTGTTTTTCTTGTGatcaatttttcctaaatatgTGCGGATTTCAATTTCAGGATCAATTTCTGGGCCTACCTGAATTAGCTGCACCATATTGGGGTCTGCTTTATTGGTCCTGGGATCTACCACTCCTGAAGTGATTATTATATTGTCATCTTTGTCTACACTTATCGGCCTCTCTTGCACTATATTGGTCTTAGGGTCTCTGGTGTAAATGCGCATGAGCTTTAAGTTCACCGTTCCTTGTTTAGTAACAATTTCTCCAGTCTCGGGAATAATTTTTCCGTTTGTTATCTCAGTTCTTGCGTTATTTAAGTCAACTTTGCCTTGAAGGTCTTTCTTGGCGGTCAAAATTGTGATCACAACTGCAGGGTGCTGGGGGTCAACGACATTGATTATCTGTGATAAATTGGGGTCAACTTTGCCCGTTTTAGGGTCCACAACGTTGTCGTTTACGAAAATTTGACCCGTGCTTTCATCGATTTTAATCGGTGTCACTGTAGCTTTCCCTGCTTTATCCTTCTGCAtaaccttcaaattttgagggtcaatttttccatatttactATCGATAATCCCACTAACTGGCTCCACTGTTGCAGTAACCTTTTCCACAGCTCCTTTCTCAGGGTCAATCTTTCCGGTTTTGGAGTCCTTCTTGCTGGTAATTACCAGGATTTTAATGACCCTTTTCTTTGGGGTGGGATGACTAGGAAGAGCGTATTTTACCGTGTTTTGTGGCTCTGCTCCGTATGCTCCGACAACTGTGATTATTTGTCCTGAATTAGGGTCCCTTTTGCCGGTGCGCGGGTCTATGACCGGCCCATTTAACAGCTGAATTTGACCAGAAATTGGGTCAATTTGTCCTTGAATGGTTTCTTGCTTGCCCGTAGCTGGGTCTGTGATTATCAACGTACCACTTTTTGGGTCTATTAACCCATATTTTGAGTCGATTTCACCGGAGGGATGCAATATTCCCGCTGATTGATCCACATGGGCATTATCCAAATCAAGTAATCCAGATTTGGGGTCACGCTTCGCGGTTATAACTAAAAGTTTGATTACTTTGTTTCGGTCCTTTGGAGAG
Encoded proteins:
- the cora gene encoding protein 4.1 homolog isoform X3, with protein sequence MPEEKRAAVDSEASPAKKLATAKDVKGSKNGLFEWTDVTLLDGSVLTLNIDRKAKGKDLLDKVCEAINLIEKDYFGLVYSDRYDSRNWLELDKRIAKFLKNEPWKFSFEVKFYPPDPAQLQEDITRYQLCLQIRNDILGGRLPCSFVTHALLGSYLAQSELGDYDADAMPRGYLKDFKIAPNQNQDLEDKVCELHKTHKGQTPAEAELHYLENAKKLAMYGVDLHPAKDSEGVDIMLGVCASGLLVYRDRLRINRFAWPKILKISYKRHNFYIKIRPGEFEQFESTIGFKLANHRAAKKLWKTCVEHHTFFRLMSPEVIQRNSLFPRLGSKFRYSGRTHYETRKTPIERPAPQFERSLTGKRLTSRSMDPLSGVRPEEEFNEANKRHTMSHPPERIPDVDSQTPAKVKSPKEKKEKHGRKLSSGSVRSGSTASSVEGEYDADKNQKKPIGGVAVLPAGGLFGKKKDDGKDKENQSNNVQNGGDLGETPKDQRAKSPGFAFGKKKEKERLASTEPPQVHGYTKEYDYEAPEDQLRKPYTPQGFSYENQRSPSDKSDPESQQSPSTKRARATAFNYAPGDIDKLKKQDPKADTAAFLAGEQYEQEPKGVVLGGGKKRPVKLFVVTGPRDTKTGRIDLDQATSEITTGQQNVDTGLIDCKYGLIDPSNGTVIITDPVQGQKEVVQGYIDPITKQIVITSGSVIDPKTGKKASNLGQIISICGSEGKPRSALAGAPKKRLVQVLVTISKKDQKSADVTENIGAEFDPVTGEIETKYGTIESINKKLKQKDMKSGKTDYKPLKFEANKYILEEGVIDPKANKYDPNLRQTFKVDFGEAIVPVTAVTAKRDPATGQLDPSQAHKETSNGIIDPNKSVLITKYGTVNSKQKNICILEPKSGKIEQHPVQIDPNDNVIVLSGVVDPRTGIRDNNLSQILQIERELEPEITVYSIAGKVDKKGLIQQSPAEQSSALYDPATGKVYTKYGVFDPVHETLSVTDPKSGKTELKQGQRDPNSGEVLFKGLVNPKTGKIDGAYGRSLRVALKQHQSDIAAATPAAQSVSPKDRNKVIKLLVITAKRDPKSGLLDLDNAHVDQSAGILHPSGEIDSKYGLIDPKSGTLIITDPATGKQETIQGQIDPISGQIQLLNGPVIDPRTGKRDPNSGQIITVVGAYGAEPQNTVKYALPSHPTPKKRVIKILVITSKKDSKTGKIDPEKGAVEKVTATVEPVSGIIDSKYGKIDPQNLKVMQKDKAGKATVTPIKIDESTGQIFVNDNVVDPKTGKVDPNLSQIINVVDPQHPAVVITILTAKKDLQGKVDLNNARTEITNGKIIPETGEIVTKQGTVNLKLMRIYTRDPKTNIVQERPISVDKDDNIIITSGVVDPRTNKADPNMVQLIQVGPEIDPEIEIRTYLGKIDHKKNTIDSKNVQPESSPGLYDPDKNKIYTKYGHLDPVTETLTIIDPKTGKSETRAGFIEPNTGELVFKGGFLSPKTGKVDKDLGRAVSVHITEPLIDPIAQLQPSEKELQPQTSPPLPKAPAPQTPIKEVVTGVLHPIAKHRIVKIMVITARKDPKTGNVDIEQGVVEHISGVVDPATGFIETKYGQIDPTTGSLISNDPITGQRGIIPGKIDHSTGNIIINGGAVVDPKTGKLDDNLGQVFSVVGLKQAQDPHAAPTPRKRMIKITVITAKLDPKTGKADLEKGQLEQSTALLNPETGLIESKYGLIDPKNGKVIVNDQKTGKVDARSAQINDANGQIVLSGVTDPKTGKVDPSLGQVISIAGQNDAVIEIITITTKIDPKTGAIDLNNGQMESSKGKKNSATGEIETKYGVINLRLLRIISRDPKTGKVESRSIQIDAEGNIIVPTGVRDPKTDTINSELCQVIKLGQEIDPEVQVLTFVGKVDPKKNIIDSKNAVTEVSNGLYNPATHRIDTKYGQIDPVKATLTHIDPKSGKHEIKQGVVDPATGQILFKGGYTNPKTGKLDPNYGRLVGILITDPKVDDKGEIVKRDPKSVRIDTKSNQIWVFDYNDPVSKDDVYTTGNVDPTTGYVTAVYGYIDPKTGTIQRQSKVDQNTAKVDPQTSQIFTRTNQVDENGAAIYSASEIDPASGQIYTKYGKIDPKTGKMVVVRIYLITQNDPTGKVKEIDPKDCQFDEKTGRIVNVTTQTVYIYSMVDPKTGKIVRVDANDPLVKSANTKITQVLTLSGEIDPVTGKIHTEWGHIDPQTGDIDPSTARRDPITGELILNYAQIDPSHFTDLKDSKVRVKTFLKEGEESSDDELNEYASERVPSPVKVATTPVIVKTTTKQIITKDKDGVTQNIEERVADGRTGEIKVSTQVNKADTPLTDDGKSPYVTARAVTTRTATTHEDLGTNAKTQQLEEKTVAHSVTSSATRQEQRTVTQEVKTTSTVVAGDQDDLPEGIVKTESVMYSGDPTVFRTSTTNVPIVATEARKVQLSSDDGSYTKTGEIVSTQTISSKTRTVETITYKTERDGVVETRVEQKITIQSDGDPIDHDRALAEAIQEATAMNPDMTVEKIEIQQQAAQQQQQ